DNA sequence from the Pedobacter sp. W3I1 genome:
GAAGAAGATAAGCCATTTTCGCTCAGTAAATAGATATTGAATTGCTACTTTTGGCGAATTAATTCAGATTAATAAAGAATAGATAACAGAAATATATATATAGAATGGAAAAGCCTGTTGCATTAGGTGTAGATATTGGCGGCTCGCATATTACAGCCGCATTGGTGGATTTGGAAACAAGAACTTTGGTGAAGAATTCTATCAAACGTAGCCCTGTGAACTCACAGGAGAACAAAGAAGTGATTTTATCGGCTTGGTGCGATATTATTAATAAAGCTTTTCAGAATATAAACGGCACTAGGAATGTGGGCATAGCCATGCCCGGGCCATTTAACTATGAAGAAGGAATTTCATTAATTAAAGATCAGGATAAGTTTAAATCGCTTTACCAGGTTAATGTGAAAGAAGAGTTGGCTAAACGATTGGATATTCCTGTCGAAAATATTCATTTTATAAATGACGCTGCTGGCTTTTTACAGGGCGAAGTTTTTGCTGGTGCTGCCAAAGGAAATGTCAGTGTATTGGGCTTAACGCTTGGTACGGGACTAGGCTCATCGCTTTGTCTCAATTATAAAGCCTTTGATGCTGATCTCTGGAACTCCGAATTTTTAGACGGAATTGCTGAAGATTACTTATCTACGCGCTGGTTCGTAAAACGTTTTAATCAACTAAGTGGAAAAGTAGTTGCCGGGGTTAAAGAGCTGGTAGAAATTGTAGAAACCGATCATCATGCAACCATGGTTTTTATGGAATTCGGCTATAATCTGGCACAGTTCCTGATCCCTATTATTAAGGAACACAAAATAGATACTGTAATAGTTGGTGGTAATATTGCACAATCTTTTAGTGCATTCGCTCCCGAATTAATCGCAACACTTAAAGGCAATGGAATAGATACTCAAATAAAAATTTCAGAACTAAAAGAACATGCAGCATTAATTGGTGCCGCAAGCTGTTGCGATTTGAGCTTAACTTAAATATGGTTTAAGCGCCGAAACTATTAAAGCAAATTTCTATCAAAAGCCACGGAATTATAATCTTAATAAAATAATTCTGTAGCTTTTCTTTATTTATCCTTCATTTTTTTACAAACAGGTAATATAATCCATCATAATTGCCTGTTTTTGTCGCATTTAGAGCTAAATGCAAGAATTATATTGTAATTTTTTTTAAAAAGATTGAAATTAATTTTTCATTTGCAATAATATTCTTATAATTGTTTAATAAAACGTTTTAGCTTATTAACAAACTAACTTTAGCTACATCCCATTTATTTAATATATCAGGAAAAGTTTTAATCTAATGATTGAGGCTTTTTTTTGAGACAAGTAACTAAAACGTTTTAGTATTATTTAAAATAACTATTTGCTAATCAATAAACAAAGAAGACTTACTATGAACTAAAATTTACACCTATTAAAAAACCATCCCGTTCCCAGCGGATAACAAACCAAACTAAAACTCAAGATGAACAAAAAATTACTAAACCAGCTATGGGTAGGTACTACAGCCTGCAACAATA
Encoded proteins:
- a CDS encoding ROK family protein, with the translated sequence MEKPVALGVDIGGSHITAALVDLETRTLVKNSIKRSPVNSQENKEVILSAWCDIINKAFQNINGTRNVGIAMPGPFNYEEGISLIKDQDKFKSLYQVNVKEELAKRLDIPVENIHFINDAAGFLQGEVFAGAAKGNVSVLGLTLGTGLGSSLCLNYKAFDADLWNSEFLDGIAEDYLSTRWFVKRFNQLSGKVVAGVKELVEIVETDHHATMVFMEFGYNLAQFLIPIIKEHKIDTVIVGGNIAQSFSAFAPELIATLKGNGIDTQIKISELKEHAALIGAASCCDLSLT